In Marinobacter antarcticus, one genomic interval encodes:
- a CDS encoding monovalent cation/H+ antiporter subunit D — protein sequence MTHWLIAPILIPLLGGILQVFMGYAPIRLRRTLAIATTVLMLVSAVVLLMLASDGSYRIYAFGNWQPPFGIVMVLDRLAALMLVLTAILGLFCHIYASGGADEDNRQFHALFLFQLMGLNIAFLTGDLFNLFVAFEILLIASYGLLMHGGGTARTVPGLHYVVLNLLGSALFLISVGMIYSVTGTLNMADLAVKIPQVSGSNLNLVKAGGMMLLVVFGLKAAILPLCFWLPKAYARATAPVAALFAVMTKVGIYAIVRIYPLIFGEGAGELANLGMDWLFPLALVTLSMGVIGALGANNLKTLVAWQVIISVGTLLAPIALGSVAGLSAALFYLVSTTWTVAALFLVSELVASQRGQAGDNIVTAPKMRHRTFLSVLFLIGAVSAAGLPPLSGFFGKLLILQSVDPGIEMAWLWGVLLVGSFLTLIAYSRAGSIVFWWNIDGHLETPEPLNSRVSVSTGILTCLTILIVVLAGPVSDYTRATAEQLHDNHGYINILQTPMYVPQDSLVGEIN from the coding sequence ATGACTCACTGGCTTATCGCTCCGATTCTGATACCACTGCTCGGCGGCATCCTGCAGGTATTCATGGGCTATGCCCCGATCAGGCTGCGCCGCACTCTGGCAATCGCCACGACCGTGCTGATGCTGGTGTCCGCTGTTGTGCTGCTGATGCTTGCCAGTGATGGCAGCTACCGCATCTATGCGTTTGGCAACTGGCAACCGCCCTTCGGCATAGTTATGGTTCTTGACCGTCTGGCTGCACTGATGCTGGTTCTGACGGCGATTCTTGGTCTGTTCTGTCATATCTATGCCAGTGGCGGAGCCGATGAGGACAACCGGCAGTTCCATGCCCTGTTTCTGTTCCAGTTGATGGGCCTGAACATCGCGTTTCTGACCGGCGACCTGTTCAACCTGTTCGTTGCCTTTGAGATTCTGCTTATCGCCTCCTACGGTTTGCTCATGCACGGCGGTGGTACTGCACGAACCGTACCCGGGCTTCACTATGTAGTCCTGAACCTGTTGGGCTCGGCACTGTTCCTGATCAGTGTCGGTATGATTTACAGCGTTACCGGCACATTGAACATGGCGGATCTGGCCGTAAAAATCCCGCAAGTCTCCGGCAGCAACCTGAACCTTGTGAAGGCCGGCGGCATGATGCTGCTGGTAGTTTTTGGCCTGAAAGCCGCCATTCTGCCGCTGTGCTTTTGGCTGCCCAAGGCCTATGCCAGGGCAACCGCCCCGGTGGCGGCGCTCTTTGCGGTCATGACCAAGGTAGGCATTTATGCCATCGTGAGAATCTACCCGCTGATCTTCGGAGAAGGCGCCGGCGAGTTAGCGAACCTGGGCATGGATTGGCTATTCCCTCTGGCCCTGGTAACCCTCAGCATGGGTGTTATCGGAGCACTCGGCGCCAACAACCTGAAAACACTGGTGGCCTGGCAGGTGATTATTTCCGTGGGCACTCTGCTTGCGCCCATCGCGCTTGGCTCAGTAGCTGGCTTGTCGGCGGCCCTGTTTTATCTGGTCAGCACCACCTGGACGGTTGCCGCCCTGTTTCTGGTTTCCGAACTGGTCGCAAGCCAGAGAGGCCAGGCCGGTGACAATATCGTCACAGCGCCAAAGATGCGCCACCGGACTTTTCTGAGTGTACTTTTTCTGATTGGCGCGGTCTCCGCCGCAGGCCTACCACCCCTGAGCGGTTTTTTCGGCAAGCTTCTGATCCTTCAGTCGGTTGACCCCGGCATCGAAATGGCGTGGCTATGGGGCGTTCTTCTGGTTGGCAGCTTTCTGACGCTTATTGCCTACAGCCGCGCCGGGAGCATCGTTTTCTGGTGGAACATAGATGGCCACCTGGAAACGCCCGAACCTCTTAACAGCCGGGTTTCGGTCTCGACCGGTATTCTGACCTGCCTGACCATTCTGATCGTTGTCCTGGCCGGGCCGGTAAGTGATTACACCCGCGCAACCGCTGAGCAGTTGCACGACAACCATGGCTATATCAATATTCTGCAGACTCCCATGTATGTTCCGCAGGACTCTCTGGTGGGGGAGATAAACTGA
- a CDS encoding RidA family protein → MADFEHIITMRHRYFSEPWPADTTVGVQALALPGLVVELDVVIATRS, encoded by the coding sequence ATGGCCGACTTCGAGCACATCATAACCATGCGCCACCGGTATTTTTCCGAACCTTGGCCCGCCGATACGACAGTCGGCGTTCAGGCACTGGCACTACCGGGGCTTGTGGTAGAGCTGGACGTCGTCATCGCCACCCGGAGTTAG
- a CDS encoding Na+/H+ antiporter subunit C: MELLFALVIGALTASGVYLLLRARTFPVVMGLTMLSYGVNLFLFATGRLATGQQPVIGTSASYSDPLPQALVLTAIVIGFAMTAFLVVLSLRNLADNEDDHVDGQRKKMPPSSKQEREVTGK, from the coding sequence ATGGAACTGTTATTTGCACTGGTTATCGGCGCCCTGACGGCGTCCGGTGTCTATCTTCTGCTACGCGCACGCACCTTCCCGGTGGTCATGGGCCTCACCATGCTTTCTTACGGTGTAAACCTGTTTCTGTTCGCCACGGGGCGTCTCGCTACCGGACAGCAACCGGTCATCGGAACCTCCGCCAGCTATTCCGACCCGCTGCCTCAGGCGCTGGTGCTCACGGCAATCGTTATTGGCTTTGCCATGACAGCGTTTCTGGTTGTTCTGTCCCTGCGCAACCTGGCAGACAACGAAGACGATCATGTGGATGGCCAGCGTAAAAAAATGCCGCCATCATCGAAACAGGAACGGGAGGTAACCGGTAAATGA
- a CDS encoding K+/H+ antiporter subunit F, with protein sequence MITIALYLTIAMVTLAALLNVYRVIKGPDAPDRVLALDTLYINAIALIILLGITLGTRMYLESALLIAVMGFVGTVAMAKYLKRGSVIE encoded by the coding sequence ATGATCACCATTGCTCTTTACCTCACCATTGCCATGGTGACCCTGGCCGCGCTGCTTAACGTGTACCGTGTAATCAAAGGGCCGGATGCGCCAGACAGGGTACTGGCACTTGATACTCTCTATATCAATGCCATTGCGCTAATTATTCTGCTGGGCATAACCCTGGGTACGCGTATGTACCTTGAGTCCGCCCTGCTGATCGCAGTTATGGGCTTCGTCGGTACCGTAGCCATGGCTAAATACCTGAAGCGAGGTAGTGTCATTGAGTAA
- a CDS encoding monovalent cation/H+ antiporter subunit A, whose product MSLPLVVLLPFLGALAAPLFAQAGRTAIAIASSVPALIALAALFPHWPVLSAGGTVLHSYEWLPALGLSFSFRLDGLALLFALIILLIGLLVILYAHYYLKAHENVAKFYSLLLCFKGSMLGIVLSGNLLLMLIFWELTSLTSFLLISFWTHKQDARRGARMALAVTGGGGLALLAGILLIGNIVGSFELDDVLAAGDQIKAHALYPVALTLVLLGAFTKSAQFPFHFWLPHAMEAPTPVSAYLHSATMVKAGIFLMARLYPALAGTEQWFYMVSFTGLATLLLGAYVAMFKHDLKGLLAYSTVSHLGLITLLFGMGTQLAAVAAVFHVINHAIFKASLFMAAGIIDHETGTRDMRRINGLWRYMPHTATLAMVAAASMGGVPLLNGFLSKEMFFAESLQLNLPGLWSWIPPIIATLAGIFAVAYSARFIHDVFFNGKPVDLPIFPPHEPPRYMKIPVEILVFACVMVGIFPTFSVGPLLYSAASATLGVDAPDYQLAVVHGLNLPLLMSFLAFFGGLLMYSQRQRFFDFHARFREIDEKAVFETVVSKFVDLAHRFTGWVENGSLQRYAMLLVVSVIAVTALPLADTGFYIGENGLSKVDWPTALAAGALMISALAAAVWHRERFYALVLLSVVGLIVALAFARFSAPDLAMTQLSVEVVTIVLLMLALYYMPSWTPVETSRGRRIRDILIALVAGTGMTLITLAMLTQPFSSISEFFLENSKPGGGGTNVVNVILVDFRGFDTLGEITVLAIAALGIYSMLKNTALTPPPGDGLGHAWTRDSYPLMLRQIARPMLPLALMVSAYIFLRGHNLPGGGFIAGLITSVALILQYIASGMIWTQDRIPFRYHNVIGLGLLFATIAGSGSLAFGYPFLTSTFGYITWPVVGKFEVASALVFDLGVYLAVIGATLLALVSIGRLSPHSAIKSKKEGV is encoded by the coding sequence ATGTCGCTACCGCTGGTTGTACTACTGCCATTTCTGGGGGCCTTAGCCGCACCCCTGTTTGCCCAGGCCGGGCGAACAGCTATCGCAATAGCATCATCTGTCCCTGCACTGATTGCCCTGGCGGCACTTTTTCCACACTGGCCTGTTCTTTCGGCGGGCGGCACTGTGCTGCACAGCTACGAATGGCTTCCTGCGCTCGGGCTGTCTTTCAGTTTTCGTCTTGATGGCTTGGCACTGCTGTTTGCATTGATAATTCTGCTCATCGGACTTCTGGTCATACTCTATGCCCACTACTATCTTAAAGCGCATGAGAATGTAGCCAAATTCTACTCTCTGCTTCTGTGCTTCAAAGGCTCGATGTTGGGCATAGTGCTCTCCGGCAACCTGCTGCTGATGCTTATTTTCTGGGAGCTCACCAGCTTGACGTCATTCCTGCTGATCAGTTTCTGGACGCACAAACAAGATGCCCGGCGTGGCGCACGTATGGCACTGGCCGTCACCGGAGGCGGTGGCCTCGCCTTGCTGGCCGGCATTCTGCTTATCGGCAATATTGTTGGCAGTTTTGAACTGGATGATGTGCTCGCCGCCGGCGATCAGATAAAAGCCCACGCCCTTTACCCGGTTGCACTAACCCTGGTTTTGCTCGGCGCCTTCACGAAATCTGCCCAGTTCCCGTTTCACTTCTGGCTACCCCACGCCATGGAAGCACCCACGCCAGTCTCTGCCTACCTGCATTCTGCCACCATGGTCAAAGCCGGCATATTCCTCATGGCACGCCTTTACCCGGCTCTGGCTGGAACCGAGCAGTGGTTCTACATGGTCAGCTTTACTGGCTTGGCCACTCTGCTGCTTGGCGCCTATGTGGCCATGTTCAAGCACGATCTGAAAGGCCTGCTCGCTTATTCAACTGTGAGCCATTTGGGCCTGATCACCCTGCTGTTCGGCATGGGTACCCAACTGGCCGCGGTCGCGGCGGTATTTCATGTGATAAATCACGCCATTTTCAAAGCGTCACTGTTTATGGCTGCCGGTATTATTGACCACGAAACCGGCACCCGTGATATGCGTCGAATCAATGGGCTCTGGCGCTATATGCCGCATACCGCCACGTTGGCGATGGTTGCAGCAGCATCGATGGGGGGGGTTCCTCTGTTGAACGGCTTTCTCAGCAAGGAAATGTTCTTTGCGGAATCCCTTCAGCTCAACCTTCCTGGCCTATGGTCATGGATTCCACCCATTATCGCGACCTTGGCGGGCATCTTTGCCGTTGCCTACTCGGCTCGCTTCATTCACGATGTTTTCTTCAACGGCAAGCCGGTTGACCTACCGATATTCCCGCCCCATGAGCCGCCACGCTACATGAAAATTCCGGTGGAAATTCTGGTGTTCGCGTGCGTCATGGTTGGTATCTTCCCAACGTTCTCCGTGGGCCCGCTACTTTATTCTGCTGCTTCAGCCACACTCGGTGTTGACGCGCCAGATTATCAGCTTGCGGTGGTCCATGGCCTGAACCTGCCCCTGTTGATGAGTTTCCTGGCGTTCTTCGGTGGCTTGCTGATGTACAGCCAGCGCCAGCGCTTTTTCGACTTCCATGCCCGTTTCCGGGAGATTGACGAGAAAGCCGTGTTTGAAACCGTGGTTTCAAAGTTCGTTGACCTGGCACACCGTTTTACCGGATGGGTCGAAAATGGCTCTCTCCAACGCTATGCCATGCTTTTGGTTGTGAGCGTGATTGCAGTGACCGCCCTGCCTCTGGCCGACACCGGTTTCTATATAGGGGAGAACGGGCTGAGCAAAGTAGACTGGCCCACGGCGCTTGCCGCCGGTGCGCTCATGATATCTGCACTGGCAGCAGCCGTCTGGCACCGGGAGCGCTTTTACGCACTCGTGCTCCTGAGCGTTGTTGGCCTGATTGTCGCGTTAGCGTTCGCACGCTTCTCCGCACCGGATCTGGCCATGACACAACTCTCTGTGGAAGTGGTCACCATTGTTCTGTTGATGCTGGCACTCTATTACATGCCGTCCTGGACACCAGTGGAGACCTCTAGAGGACGGCGTATTCGCGATATCCTGATTGCACTGGTTGCAGGTACCGGGATGACCCTGATCACATTGGCCATGCTGACCCAGCCGTTCAGCTCTATTTCCGAATTCTTTCTGGAAAACAGCAAGCCGGGCGGCGGCGGAACCAACGTAGTTAACGTAATTCTGGTCGACTTCCGTGGTTTCGATACGCTGGGTGAGATCACTGTGCTGGCCATTGCCGCACTGGGCATCTACTCCATGTTGAAAAATACGGCGCTGACACCACCGCCCGGAGACGGACTGGGGCATGCCTGGACCCGGGACAGCTACCCGCTAATGCTGCGCCAGATTGCCCGCCCCATGCTGCCGCTGGCCCTTATGGTGTCTGCCTATATTTTCCTGCGCGGGCATAACCTGCCCGGCGGTGGCTTTATCGCCGGCCTGATCACCTCCGTGGCGCTAATCCTTCAGTATATCGCCAGCGGCATGATATGGACTCAGGATCGCATTCCGTTCCGCTACCATAATGTTATCGGCCTCGGCCTGCTGTTCGCGACCATTGCTGGTTCCGGCAGCCTGGCCTTCGGCTACCCCTTCCTGACATCCACATTTGGCTATATTACCTGGCCCGTGGTGGGCAAGTTCGAGGTTGCCTCGGCACTGGTGTTTGATCTGGGTGTCTACCTGGCCGTGATTGGCGCCACCTTGCTGGCACTGGTCAGCATTGGCAGGCTGTCGCCTCATTCGGCCATCAAAAGCAAAAAGGAGGGCGTGTAA
- a CDS encoding fatty acid--CoA ligase, with protein sequence MAQTRVLPAAENAHQYPLLIKQLLLSGPRYSPDQEIVYANRSKYTYTDLVERIHRLANALTDAGVKPGDTVAVMDWDTPRYLECFFAIPMIGAVLHTVNVRLAPEQIVYTMNHAEDDVVLVHDDFLPILEGVRDEIKTVKTYIQLSDEKTAKDTKLETAGEYEALLAGAAAEFDFPDFDENSIATTFYTTGTTGNPKGVFFSHRQLVLHTLTMTGSLSAYDELPLLRSSSVYMPVTPMFHVHAWGVPYAATMMGIKQVYPGRYEPELLVDLIKEHKVTFSHCVPTIMQMMMGTESIKTADLSNWQVLIGGSALTKGLCDAGAKLGIRMYTAYGMSETCPLLSASHLKPEDLELPLEQQTAKRIKTGIAVPMVELEIVDTSGNPVAHDGEAKGEVVARAPWLTQSYFKEPAKGEELWEGGWLHTGDVASMEPNNTLTIKDRIKDVIKTGGEWLSSLDLENLISQHPAVAGAAVVGIPDEKWGERPYALVTLKPGEQANLEDIQSHLQHYVDSGEINKWAIPSQIDFVDDIPKTSVGKINKKLIRDQMQ encoded by the coding sequence ATGGCACAGACACGAGTTTTACCCGCGGCTGAAAATGCCCACCAGTACCCTCTGTTGATCAAGCAGCTGCTGCTTTCGGGGCCAAGATATTCTCCAGATCAGGAAATCGTATATGCCAATCGTAGCAAGTACACCTACACCGATCTGGTAGAGCGCATTCACCGCCTTGCTAACGCCCTCACTGATGCCGGCGTTAAGCCAGGCGATACTGTGGCGGTTATGGACTGGGATACGCCCCGCTATCTGGAATGCTTTTTCGCGATCCCGATGATTGGTGCGGTATTGCATACTGTAAACGTACGCCTGGCACCGGAGCAGATTGTTTACACCATGAACCACGCTGAAGACGATGTGGTGCTGGTGCATGACGACTTCCTTCCAATCCTGGAAGGCGTCCGGGACGAAATCAAAACCGTCAAAACCTATATCCAGCTGAGCGATGAGAAAACCGCGAAGGATACAAAGCTCGAGACCGCCGGCGAGTATGAAGCACTTCTGGCCGGCGCGGCAGCAGAGTTCGACTTCCCGGATTTCGATGAGAATAGTATTGCCACCACCTTCTATACCACCGGCACCACCGGTAACCCGAAAGGTGTGTTCTTCAGCCATCGCCAACTGGTGCTGCATACCCTGACAATGACCGGCTCACTTTCAGCCTACGATGAATTGCCGCTACTGCGCTCGTCGTCGGTCTATATGCCGGTTACGCCGATGTTCCACGTTCATGCATGGGGCGTTCCCTATGCTGCCACCATGATGGGTATCAAGCAGGTTTACCCCGGCCGCTATGAGCCAGAGTTACTGGTTGACCTGATCAAGGAACACAAGGTGACCTTCTCGCACTGTGTTCCAACCATCATGCAGATGATGATGGGCACGGAATCCATCAAAACGGCGGACCTGAGTAACTGGCAGGTTCTGATTGGCGGCAGCGCATTGACCAAAGGCCTGTGTGATGCTGGCGCGAAGCTTGGCATCCGCATGTACACCGCTTACGGCATGTCGGAAACCTGCCCGTTGCTCAGCGCAAGCCATCTCAAACCAGAAGACCTCGAACTACCGCTGGAGCAGCAAACCGCCAAGAGGATCAAGACCGGCATCGCGGTACCCATGGTGGAACTGGAGATTGTTGACACTTCAGGCAATCCGGTGGCGCACGATGGCGAAGCCAAAGGTGAGGTCGTTGCCCGGGCACCCTGGCTCACCCAGAGTTACTTCAAAGAGCCGGCTAAAGGCGAAGAGCTTTGGGAAGGTGGCTGGCTGCATACTGGTGACGTTGCTTCCATGGAGCCAAATAACACGCTTACCATCAAGGATCGAATCAAAGATGTGATCAAAACGGGTGGTGAGTGGCTGTCATCCCTGGATCTGGAAAACCTCATCAGCCAGCACCCTGCGGTAGCCGGTGCTGCTGTTGTAGGCATTCCGGATGAAAAATGGGGCGAGCGGCCTTATGCTCTGGTGACCCTGAAGCCGGGCGAGCAGGCAAACTTGGAAGATATACAGAGCCATCTGCAGCACTATGTCGATAGCGGTGAAATCAACAAGTGGGCGATACCCTCCCAGATCGATTTTGTTGATGATATTCCGAAAACAAGCGTCGGGAAGATCAACAAAAAGCTGATTCGTGACCAGATGCAGTAA
- a CDS encoding Na+/H+ antiporter subunit E translates to MFDRLSFPQPWLSLTLFLTWQILSDGVSGGSLVLGLILAWLIPQMTHGFWPERPAFVKAWRMPAYILRVLKDILVASFSVAWLILSPRAPRPVFVCYPLRLEHPLAISILASTISLTPGTVSVDISDDNKTLLIHALDATSDQEVIDAIYNSYEKPLMEMFQ, encoded by the coding sequence ATGTTTGATCGTCTGAGTTTTCCTCAACCCTGGCTGAGCCTGACTCTGTTCCTCACCTGGCAGATACTCAGCGATGGCGTATCCGGTGGCAGCCTCGTTCTCGGGCTGATCCTGGCCTGGCTGATTCCCCAAATGACTCACGGTTTCTGGCCAGAGCGACCTGCCTTTGTAAAAGCCTGGCGTATGCCGGCTTACATACTGCGAGTGCTAAAGGATATTCTGGTGGCGAGCTTTTCCGTCGCCTGGCTTATTCTCAGCCCCCGTGCGCCACGCCCGGTTTTCGTCTGTTACCCGCTGAGACTGGAGCACCCACTGGCAATATCCATTCTGGCCAGCACCATCTCACTCACTCCCGGAACCGTCAGTGTGGATATAAGCGATGACAATAAAACCCTGCTGATCCATGCGCTCGACGCCACCAGTGACCAGGAGGTTATTGACGCCATTTACAACAGCTATGAGAAGCCGTTGATGGAGATGTTCCAATGA
- the leuD gene encoding 3-isopropylmalate dehydratase small subunit has product MEPFKTHSGLVIPFNRANVDTDAILPKQYLKMLGKAGYGDFLFDDERYLDPGDVDIPVAERRPNPDFILNRSPFERGTILLAGANFGCGSSREHAVWALHDFGIRVVLAPSFGDIFFNNCFNNGLLPVILAQPVIDKLFELASRPGKFAVNVDLERCELVHGEDLWPFVVEPGRRDNLLSGLDDIGRTLAFGEAIRDYEARRRHLEPWIFR; this is encoded by the coding sequence ATGGAGCCCTTCAAAACACATTCGGGGTTGGTTATTCCTTTCAACCGCGCCAACGTTGATACGGATGCTATTCTGCCCAAGCAATATCTGAAAATGTTGGGAAAGGCCGGCTACGGTGATTTCCTGTTCGATGATGAACGCTATCTGGATCCCGGCGATGTGGATATTCCAGTCGCCGAACGACGACCTAATCCTGATTTTATTCTCAACCGATCTCCGTTCGAGCGCGGGACGATTCTGCTTGCGGGTGCAAACTTCGGGTGTGGATCATCCCGAGAGCATGCTGTCTGGGCGTTGCATGATTTTGGTATCCGTGTGGTGCTGGCTCCCAGCTTCGGTGATATCTTCTTTAATAACTGTTTCAACAATGGCCTGCTACCTGTGATTCTTGCGCAGCCTGTTATAGACAAGCTGTTCGAGCTGGCGAGCCGACCAGGAAAATTTGCCGTGAATGTCGATCTTGAGCGGTGCGAGCTCGTTCACGGTGAGGATCTCTGGCCGTTTGTAGTGGAGCCGGGCCGACGGGACAATCTGTTGAGTGGTCTGGACGATATCGGCCGCACTTTGGCTTTTGGCGAAGCCATTCGTGACTATGAGGCTCGGCGACGTCACCTTGAGCCCTGGATATTTCGTTAA
- a CDS encoding DUF4442 domain-containing protein produces the protein MMPKLRNWIASPNGVRKIMNVYGPYAGAGVKVTHIADDYSSASVEMNLRWYNTNYVGTHFGGSLYSMVDPIYMLLLMNSLGNDYIVWDKSACIDFIRPGKGRVTAHFELTKERLEEIRTATAGGEKMLPQWDVNIVDEKGELVAQVNKVLYVRKKR, from the coding sequence ATGATGCCCAAACTGCGCAACTGGATAGCCAGCCCGAACGGCGTTCGTAAAATAATGAATGTTTACGGTCCATACGCAGGCGCAGGCGTGAAGGTTACCCACATTGCGGATGACTACAGTTCCGCGTCGGTAGAAATGAACCTGCGCTGGTATAACACCAATTACGTGGGCACTCACTTTGGCGGTTCGCTGTACAGCATGGTCGACCCTATATACATGCTGTTGCTGATGAACAGCTTGGGCAATGACTATATTGTGTGGGACAAGTCTGCCTGTATCGACTTCATCCGCCCAGGCAAAGGCCGGGTAACGGCACACTTCGAGCTGACAAAAGAGAGACTTGAGGAAATCCGCACCGCCACCGCAGGCGGCGAAAAAATGCTGCCCCAGTGGGATGTGAATATAGTCGATGAGAAGGGTGAGCTGGTCGCCCAGGTTAACAAGGTTCTCTATGTCAGGAAAAAGCGCTAA
- a CDS encoding sigma 54-interacting transcriptional regulator has protein sequence MDFNNAETSRVRVCLIGNSKLSKLVHSLIPEFASIADVIIIDSIFNDALMSARRLVEHDAVDVFVSAGANAFYLQDTLPVPVVALEVLQSDLVNAVLKARLVSRTMLILTHEQQGAWTEFLDYVEGAEIVHRTYQTAEEAKDIFNGIDKDGFGVVIGTSFVCDLAEQAGIPYILVYSREACRQMVRKAIAVAGKYKREGEQRAFGQFLLDQSPVAAIITNRDEEVIGFNRQALQLVNGLVRNKRIDRFLDGRFLQAPNTVAEAILLDDRLCRVDKAAFDIDGKRVGHLYSIKAAPNKNAETNSSAERLVSQSLSMAEVKHFLRIYGATPGAVLVRGETGTGKELAARIVHESSANRDGPFVAINCAAIPGELFESELFGYADGAFTNSRSGGKSGLLESANNGTFFMDEVNSLPMPQQAKLLRVLQEREVRPVGSRRSIALNIKFVAATTHDLIEEVRAGRFREDLYYRLNVFIVNLPPLRERPEDIEPLTRHFISLLGRRYQINAEEASLAAILVPHFHRYHWPGNVRQLENLLERLLVSSTLYDSISQFSAHLPTLIPELFETVTKPRSGQAEGGHLQALEQEEILRVLDQFEGNKTRAAEYLGMSQTTLWRRLKQLKPQTGQG, from the coding sequence TTGGATTTTAATAATGCCGAAACCAGCCGGGTAAGAGTGTGCCTTATTGGCAACTCCAAGCTCAGCAAACTGGTTCATTCGTTGATACCGGAGTTTGCATCGATTGCCGATGTCATCATTATTGACAGTATTTTCAACGATGCATTGATGTCAGCACGAAGGCTGGTGGAGCATGATGCCGTTGATGTGTTTGTCAGTGCCGGTGCCAACGCGTTCTATCTTCAGGATACCCTTCCGGTTCCGGTGGTGGCGTTAGAAGTCCTCCAGTCTGATCTGGTGAATGCCGTGCTCAAGGCCCGGCTGGTCAGCCGCACAATGCTGATACTTACCCATGAACAACAGGGCGCCTGGACGGAGTTTCTGGATTATGTAGAAGGGGCCGAGATTGTCCACCGCACTTATCAGACTGCAGAAGAGGCAAAAGACATCTTCAACGGAATCGACAAAGACGGGTTCGGGGTAGTGATCGGGACAAGTTTTGTGTGCGATCTGGCGGAGCAAGCCGGTATTCCCTACATCCTTGTTTATTCCCGTGAAGCTTGCCGACAGATGGTACGAAAGGCGATTGCCGTCGCGGGTAAGTACAAGCGTGAGGGAGAACAGCGGGCATTTGGCCAGTTCCTGCTGGATCAGTCGCCAGTGGCAGCAATCATTACCAACCGAGATGAAGAGGTCATTGGCTTCAACCGCCAGGCCTTGCAGTTGGTGAACGGGCTGGTCCGTAACAAACGGATCGACCGCTTTCTCGACGGGCGTTTTTTGCAGGCGCCGAATACGGTAGCGGAAGCCATATTGCTTGATGATCGCTTATGTCGGGTCGATAAAGCGGCATTTGATATCGACGGCAAGCGCGTAGGTCACCTCTATTCTATCAAGGCAGCCCCTAATAAAAACGCGGAGACCAATTCATCGGCAGAACGGCTTGTTTCCCAATCGCTATCCATGGCGGAAGTGAAGCATTTCCTGCGGATATATGGAGCTACGCCGGGAGCGGTCCTGGTGCGGGGCGAAACTGGAACCGGAAAGGAGCTTGCCGCGCGCATTGTTCATGAGTCGAGTGCCAACCGTGACGGCCCTTTCGTCGCTATCAACTGCGCCGCTATTCCTGGAGAGCTGTTTGAGTCTGAGTTGTTCGGGTACGCTGATGGGGCCTTTACCAATTCCCGCAGTGGTGGTAAGTCTGGTTTGCTGGAGTCGGCAAACAACGGCACTTTCTTTATGGACGAGGTCAATTCGTTGCCCATGCCCCAGCAGGCAAAACTGCTGCGGGTTCTCCAGGAAAGGGAAGTCCGGCCGGTTGGGTCGCGCCGGTCTATTGCACTGAATATCAAATTTGTAGCAGCCACGACTCACGATCTCATCGAGGAGGTTCGGGCGGGCCGTTTCAGGGAAGACCTCTACTACCGGCTCAATGTATTCATCGTTAACCTCCCGCCGTTAAGAGAACGTCCAGAAGATATTGAACCCTTGACCCGGCATTTTATTTCCTTGCTTGGTCGACGCTACCAGATTAACGCAGAAGAGGCGTCTTTGGCCGCCATTCTGGTTCCACACTTTCATAGATACCACTGGCCAGGCAACGTTCGTCAACTTGAAAACCTGCTCGAACGTCTGTTGGTATCCTCGACACTTTATGACTCCATCAGTCAGTTTTCAGCGCATTTGCCCACCCTTATTCCAGAGTTGTTTGAGACCGTAACGAAGCCGCGGTCAGGTCAAGCTGAAGGCGGTCATCTTCAGGCGCTGGAACAGGAGGAAATCCTCAGAGTGCTGGATCAATTTGAAGGTAACAAAACGCGCGCCGCTGAATATCTGGGAATGAGCCAGACTACTTTGTGGCGTCGGTTAAAACAGCTTAAACCGCAAACGGGTCAGGGTTGA
- a CDS encoding Na+/H+ antiporter subunit G: MSLFAEYAISALLLLGGFFTLVGAIGLARLPDFYTRLHGPTKATTVGVGAIMLSSVIYFSSRGEAIGISEILITVFLLMTAPVSANMLAKAAMHIGVKTMDGTEGNPWEQ, from the coding sequence ATGAGCCTGTTTGCGGAATACGCCATCTCGGCCCTGCTGTTGCTAGGTGGTTTCTTTACACTGGTTGGCGCAATCGGCCTTGCCCGACTGCCAGACTTTTACACCCGGCTGCACGGGCCAACCAAAGCAACCACCGTTGGCGTGGGCGCCATCATGCTCAGCTCGGTTATTTATTTCAGCAGCCGGGGCGAGGCTATCGGCATTTCTGAAATTCTGATTACCGTTTTTCTGCTGATGACCGCCCCGGTGAGCGCCAACATGCTGGCCAAAGCAGCCATGCACATAGGTGTAAAAACCATGGACGGCACCGAAGGCAATCCCTGGGAGCAGTAA